From the Maniola jurtina chromosome Z, ilManJurt1.1, whole genome shotgun sequence genome, one window contains:
- the LOC123880396 gene encoding PHD finger protein rhinoceros, with translation MSLRGTKRASGMRGEEAGTSKRRRAEPEDALWQLRPVSDLKMSSIYNRSASEAPAELFRKDLISAMKLPDSEPLTPSEYWIITDTWKQDWERGVQVPVNPDSLPAPKVKVIENPMPPNFQEFKLPKDKYIHLTRDVHYQSDQHFLSSTPAKAEAACTYDLDATDTAWLKLLNAERARAGAPSVSEDQLEKVIEELEVRTWDKIQAIMKSEEGLGIEYDENVICDVCRSPDSEDGNEMVFCDSCNICVHQACYGITVIPDGQWLCRPCGAGIRPTCVLCPNLGGAMKCTPSGHKWAHVSCVLWIPEVSIGCAEKMEPITKITSIPASRWSLVCVLCRERKGACIQCSVKTCKTAYHVTCAFKHGLEMRAIIEDENADDGVKLRSYCQKHSVNSKKEKCPGSGSEEEEVKRKRRKDMTSEEKTQARAARLQEIEGEFDRHVSVKDISTHLLDVDQDAINYIYNYWKLKRRAGHNRPLLPPKSDDSELLTHRQEQADLDKMKMFVQLRQDLERVRNLCYMVSRREKLSRTFFRMREQTFHKQIAVLTADPTISGPDLAAIIEANHGPSIYDRLYSHPNAPDHKNDFDDLLARIAPQDSGDEKKKDRNGLVRGSKSANPYKKHYVNGSRRSGSMYSGYSSEESGAEIGRSSKYRGRAIGSSTDDDAKKPATSPKKKVSPKAKGKKSPKKIEKKKRKVPQSKAVVESSSEDDTIKSRLKKDTSRSKTLQQMEKEMTAGKMGQSGTDSDDLIPIRTTRNSKFPMDIYSDSSDAVSIKEEIKPEKSVKLKNDKSKSEKTKTGKSGNENDSQQPLPRTKAAMKEFVPSQPEKKTVPVEDKPAPKKRGRKPSNKEKKAPVKTNESDDEAKDKENIKFAKQKDNPTDLIVPQRQAAKKASENMRSTTVVKKEESITDKQVSGDDTKSKPKLKSKGKEVKDIPEKVGRKKSSKDQDKEPIAYVPQRQAAKKAAAHIKSGLGSKAPVVETIDCDKKKDVEKPDTKLSPKKEDIKRSKSPQKESSSSSSNSSSSSYSSSSSSEEEQEKPEIKPTAKAREIKPAPRQPSMFSPPGSRPTVDLPFLDKVSRPLSSTSASSDTDSSKGSRFSGSGSPSPKRPRRRRKRKSVSVDASLRKAPDKKLKTSDRGSECRVSSPTIEGEEPSRPSDTRASTRARTRSTTSSGNMPHKFDSRQRKPSKDDTGHGSAPSKTSKETSQPTELTTTKRKENEEIKKTADVSQPLDVTNNDIKTNKSTKPKGRTVSMEEKVKSSASDTTTPLKRTSPRKSTESKHKIAANRRMSVKDPPNKEILSPPKETCAQIPKEKSSNRRNSQATDLRCVSPVKKVIASIEDPPVEIIENKLPPVIEDDFPDNDKNWLPKASSPNVHPPPVEKPGDHEKYMTEDKSLDSDCTDKSSIKMIAKIQANLNENTMIKSPKTPMDARTIDPMDVDAITRNIRKRSIIDIEKKFITQDSSHVQGVEISKSAKIPSAINTFPNRSVFSPNKDTELFEFDNMLAVDDGFNHEEIMKPFTSYPEFFFKEDSKEQGVQETLNLVDRLRMQLNTKKPPIETSGQDDAAINDKVHDEDVPITLSIDKNEHDILEKKSDVLDIHNKRESPKDIQSTNHFSETSTECLDPPQKAISDGKDATLSINSNNKWVDLSQNESQLEPADEAKYDIAPFSEDVKEPTTVQSVNSASEIGDTISLSKQSDDSQSLSVVDHSIHSNDQELTQDNQTYDNNNSMIHSDCATISSPYIGRRESKITTRRSSASSTNSEGSVCSQKTDGKSQLNCESLQGTLIPEIDAYPLPAYSCRVEPTMPLNQYTTYPPDASPFLSSMGTLPLFGPGPCASSQLTLPSPASGIYGSGLPYSASPLIPPLTKPAFTICAAFTTSSQNIALTTAMIASPTPKQLDSPQDDVDVSGSDKLSIHVASSPSISVDSYNESSNIRAPTKMSNDSSETVISLTPQDAKSSPKAATKTVSKFSGKSPGKSPGISPRQGDTSKGSKRSNNKNNRSQRGRGRSKSRGQSYQSGDFIGNSIQSKLVGTVYDFDEEIANDGVDLKALRERRKSVDIREDRKSDHSYKDSSQSPRAVSPHLVNKRPIPEPKDVKSVTPEPTEEPQSPLSKNNSERGAGFTQVQPVLPGPVDMRTYNPFENPAVVTGDAYHSHLLAFASGTADQQLVDFDEEMEKKLHSALMASKPKPGALAEAAAQEIVEPPKEIVPPHLPKVSLSDSRNQLKVKIKGPFLDANYSASSVQPVVPQPPPPPHDSNTSALNISTSSTSSMTGSTNLRRMRKKELLRQYWTQDMNMDDPTNISNVGIAPPPAAPQPLPRAVITIPKAVASMTSIPTREDYKITDTPVEKKKRKTTSGLSRELRHLEVSMNDDIDAADDVKLSNFAGSSSQAHKRRGRVSTKPNQTNATSPVAPKLKIKFGSNSVPQVNEEPSLFQFRPPKKRLQTIPAKPSLEDLKRESMKYRKLVMANFEEDEKTNTHKHRPSKTEKRKKKKDKKSEKEKLQVIKRESESATKLIIKKIKIKCTKEGKTIPVNSEGGTIAGAVAAAPEPAVDPLDYDPTKPDPLAFDPPLSSECASTLRRIRTDKVTPIRLKRSPQGSGYVMEAGADLAQTAATSASSATSAASASVTFAVNKHCEVR, from the exons ATGTCGTTGAGAGGCACTAAGCGGGCGTCTGGGATGCGTGGAGAAGAGGCAGGCACATCCAAGCGTCGAAGAGCAGAGCCCGAAGATGCTCTTTGGCAGCTTCGGCCTGTCAGTGACCTCAAGATGTCATCTATATATAATAGAAGTGCATCTGAGGCACCCGCTGAACTATTCAG GAAGGACCTCATCAGTGCGATGAAGCTTCCAGATTCAGAACCATTAACACCAAGTGAGTACTGGATCATCACCGACACATGGAAACAAGACTGGGAACGAGGGGTGCAAGTACCTGTTAACCCTGACTCACTACCAGCTCCAAAAGTTAAAGTCATTGAAAATCCAATGCCTCCCAATTTTCAAGAGTTTAAATT ACCAAAagataaatacatacatttaaCGCGCGACGTTCACTACCAGTCAGATCAACATTTTCTCAGTTCCACTCCAGCTAAAGCAGAAGCAGCATGCACTTATGACTTAGATGCCACAGATACAGCTTGGCTTAAGTTGTTGAATGCAGAACGCGCGCGAGCTGGTGCCCCCTCCGTATCAGAAGACCAACTTGAGAAGGTTATAGAAGAATTAGAG GTTCGAACCTGGGATAAGATCCAAGCCATCATGAAATCTGAAGAAGGGTTAGGCATTGAGTATGATGAGAATGTTATCTGCGATGTGTGCCGATCACCAGACTCGGAGGATGGAAACGAAATGGTGTTTTGTGATTCTTGTAACATTTGTGTGCACCAAGCATGCTATGGTATAACTGTTatacctgatg GCCAGTGGTTGTGTCGACCTTGTGGAGCTGGGATCAGACCAACATGTGTATTGTGTCCCAATCTTGGTGGAGCAATGAAATGTACACCCTCTGGGCACAAATGGGCTCATGTAAGCTGTGTGCTTTGGATTCCAGAAGTGTCCATCGGTTGTGCAGAAAAAATGGAACCCATAACCAAAATAACTTCTATACCAGCATCACGTTGGTCTTTGGTTTGTGTTTTGTGTCGTGAACGTAAAGGTGCTTGTATTCAGTGCTCAGTGAAGACTTGTAAAACTGCTTATCATGTTACTTGTGCATTTAAACACGGACTAGAAATGCGTGCAATAATAGAAGATGAAAATGCTGACGACGGTGTAAAATTACGATCATATTGTCAAAAGCATAGTGTCAATTCCAAAAAAGAAAAGTGTCCTGGTTCTGGatcagaagaagaagaagtgaaAAGGAAAAGGCGAAAAGACATGACCTCAGAAGAAAAGACGCAAGCGCGGGCGGCGCGTCTTCAAGAAATAGAAGGAGAGTTTGATCGTCATGTTAGTGTAAAAGATATAAGTACACATCTTTTAGATGTTGATCAAGACGCCATTAACTACATTTATAATTACTGGAAATTAAAGAGAAGGGCTGGACATAACCGCCCTCTCCTACCTCCTAAATCAGATGATAGTGAGCTTTTAACACATAGACAAGAGCAAGCAGATCTtgataaaatgaaaatgtttgtCCAGTTAAGGCAAGATCTAGAGAGAGTACGGAATTTATGTTATATGGTCAGTCGGAGAGAAAAGCTTTCGCGTACCTTCTTTCGTATGAGAGAACAAACATTTCATAAACAAATTGCAGTATTAACTGCAGACCCAACAATATCAGGCCCAGATCTTGCTGCAATTATTGAGGCTAATCATGGTCCATCAATTTATGACAGATTATATTCACATCCAAATGCTCCAGATCACAAAAATGACTTTGATGATTTACTTGCTCGTATAGCTCCTCAGGATTCAGGTGATGAGAAAAAGAAGGATCGTAATGGTCTTGTCCGAGGCTCAAAATCGGCAAATCCATACAAAAAGCATTATGTGAATGGATCACGTAGAAGTGGCAGCATGTACAGTGGTTATTCTAGTGAGGAAAGTGGTGCTGAGATTGGTCGTTCTAGTAAATATCGTGGAAGGGCTATTGGTTCAAGTACTGATGATGATGCAAAGAAGCCTGCTACATCTCCAAAGAAGAAAGTTTCACCAAAAGCAAAGGGCAAAAAATCACCCAAAAAGATTGAAAAGAAAAAGCGGAAGGTACCACAGTCTAAAGCAGTTGTTGAAAGCAGCAGTGAAGATGATACAATAAAATCTAGACTGAAGAAAGATACATCTCGTAGTAAGACTCTTCAACAAATGGAAAAAGAGATGACTGCTGGTAAAATGGGACAATCTGGTACAGATAGTGATGACTTAATTCCAATAAGAACCACAAGAAACAGCAAATTTCCAATGGATATATATTCAGATAGCAGTGATGCAGTTTCAATTAAAGAAGAAATCAAACCAGAAAAGTCTGTTAAACTTAAAAATGATAAGTCCAAGtcagaaaaaacaaaaacaggGAAATCTGGAAATGAAAATGATTCACAACAGCCATTACCAAGGACGAAAGCTGCTATGAAGGAATTCGTTCCATCACAACCTGAAAAGAAAACAGTTCCTGTGGAAGATAAACCAGCGCCTAAAAAAAGAGGACGAAAACCATCAAACAAAGAGAAAAAAGCGCCAGTTAAAACTAATGAATCTGACGATGAAGCGAAAGACAAAGAAAACATTAAATTTGCTAAGCAGAAAGATAACCCTACTGACTTAATAGTGCCTCAAAGACAGGCTGCTAAAAAAGCTTCGGAAAACATGCGTTCAACTACTGTAGTCAAAAAAGAAGAATCTATTACTGATAAACAAGTCAGTGGAGATGATACTAAATCTAAACCTAAGTTGAAGTCAAAAGGTAAAGAAGTTAAGGATATTCCAGAAAAAGTCGGAAGGAAAAAATCTTCTAAAGATCAAGATAAAGAGCCTATAGCTTATGTTCCTCAGAGACAAGCTGCTAAAAAAGCAGCAGCACACATCAAAAGTGGTTTGGGTAGTAAAGCTCCAGTTGTAGAAACTATCGATTGTGATAAAAAGAAAGATGTTGAAAAACCAGATACAAAACTTTCACCTAAGAAAGAAGATATTAAGAGGTCAAAATCTCCACAAAAGGAAAGTTCAAGTTCTTCATCAAATTCTAGTAGTAGTAGCTATTCGTCATCATCTAGCTCAGAAGAAGAACAAGAAAAACCTGAAATTAAGCCAACAGCTAAAGCAAGAGAAATAAAGCCTGCTCCTAGGCAGCCATCAATGTTCTCACCACCAGGCTCTAGACCTACAGTGGACTTGCCCTTTCTTGACAAGGTGTCAAGACCATTGTCTTCAACTAGTGCCTCAAGTGATACTGACAGTTCTAAAGGATCAAGATTTTCTGGATCAGGAAGTCCTTCTCCCAAGCGTCCACGTAGACGCCGTAAAAGAAAAAGTGTCTCAGTTGATGCATCCCTTCGCAAGGCCCCAGACAAGAAGCTTAAAACTTCCGATCGGGGGTCCGAGTGCAGGGTATCATCACCGACTATTGAAGGAGAGGAACCGAGCAGACCCAGCGACACGCGTGCTTCCACGCGTGCTCGGACCAGAAGCACTACTTCAAGCGGAAATATGCCTCATAAGTTTGATTCCCGACAGAGAAAACCATCTAAAGACGACACAGGGCATGGCTCTGCGCCAAGTAAAACTTCAAAAGAGACCAGCCAGCCCACTGAACTTACAACTACGAAACGGAAAGAGAACGAGGAAATAAAGAAAACAGCTGATGTCAGTCAACCGCTTGATGTTACCAATAatgatataaaaacaaataaatctacAAAACCTAAGGGTCGCACTGTCTCTATGGAAGAAAAAGTAAAATCAAGTGCAAGTGACACTACTACTCCCTTAAAAAGAACAAGTCCAAGAAAAAGTACTGAATCAAAACATAAAATAGCTGCTAACAGAAGAATGAGTGTAAAAGATCCCCCTAATAAAGAAATTTTGTCACCTCCTAAAGAGACCTGTGCACAAATACCAAAAGAAAAAAGTTCTAATAGACGAAATTCACAGGCAACAGATCTCCGTTGTGTTTCACCAGTGAAAAAAGTAATTGCATCCATTGAAGATCCACCTGTGGAAATTATTGAAAACAAACTGCCACCTGTGATTGAGGATGACTTTCCTGATAATGACAAAAATTGGTTGCCCAAGGCTTCTAGTCCTAATGTCCATCCACCACCTGTAGAAAAACCTGGCGATCATGAAAAATATATGACAGAAGATAAATCATTAGATTCAGATTGTACAGATAAGAGCAGTATAAAAATGATAGCTAAAATACAAGCCAATCTGAATGAAAATACAATGATAAAATCACCAAAAACACCAATGGATGCGAGAACTATTGATCCCATGGATGTTGATGCTATTACGCGAAATATACGAAAACGTTCCATTATTGACATAGAAAAGAAATTTATTACACAAGATTCAAGTCATGTTCAGGGTGTGGAAATATCCAAAAGTGCTAAAATACCTTCTGCCATTAATACATTTCCAAATAGATCTGTGTTTTCTCCAAATAAAGATACCGAATTATTCGAGTTTGATAATATGTTAGCTGTTGATGATGGATTTAACCATGAGGAAATAATGAAACCATTCACATCATATCCTGAGTTCTTTTTCAAAGAAGATTCAAAAGAACAAGGTGTCCAAGAAACATTAAATTTGGTTGATAGGCTAAGAATGCAACTAAACACTAAAAAACCACCCATTGAAACATCTGGCCAAGATGATGCAGCAATCAATGACAAGGTTCATGATGAAGATGTACCCATTACtcttagtatagataaaaatgAACATGATATATTAGAAAAGAAAAGTGATGTTTTAGACATACACAATAAAAGAGAATCCCCAAAAGATATTCAATCAACAAATCATTTCTCAGAGACCTCAACAGAGTGTCTTGATCCACCGCAAAAAGCAATTTCAGATGGAAAAGATGCCACATTGTccataaatagtaataataaatggGTTGACTTGTCACAAAATGAATCTCAGTTGGAGCCAGCTGACGAAGCAAAATACGACATAGCTCCATTCTCTGAAGATGTTAAGGAACCAACCACTGTTCAATCAGTTAATTCTGCATCAGAAATAGGAGATACTATATCTCTGTCAAAACAGAGTGATGACTCACAGTCATTATCAGTGGTGGATCATTCAATACATAGCAATGACCAAGAACTAACTCAAGATAACCAAACTTACGACAATAACAATTCAATGATTCATTCAGATTGTGCAACAATATCTTCACCATATATAGGTCGGAGAGAAAGTAAAATAACAACAAGAAGGTCTTCAGCCTCCAGTACAAACTCTGAAGGTTCAGTTTGCTCTCAGAAAACAGATGGCAAGTCTCAACTTAACTGTGAATCACTACAAGGAACTTTAATACCAGAAATTGATGCATACCCATTACCAGCATATTCATGTCGTGTTGAACCTACAATGCCACTGAACCAATACACAACTTATCCGCCTGATGCATCACCATTTTTAAGTTCAATGGGAACATTGCCTCTATTTGGACCAGGACCTTGTGCTTCATCACAATTAACTTTGCCATCGCCAGCTTCTGGAATTTATGGCTCTGGTTTACCTTATTCTGCCAGTCCTCTAATTCCACCACTAACAAAGCCAGCATTTACGATATGTGCTGCTTTTACCACTTCATCACAAAATATTGCATTGACAACGGCAATGATAGCATCACCAACCCCTAAGCAGCTCGATTCACCACAAGATGATGTTGACGTAAGTGGAAGCGATAAATTATCAATTCATGTTGCTTCAAGTCCTAGTATAAGTGTTGATTCATATAATGAGTCAAGTAATATCAGAGCGCCTACTAAAATGTCCAATGATAGCAGTGAAACAGTAATCAGTCTCACACCACAGGATGCAAAATCTTCTCCAAAGGCAGCAACGAAGACTGTTTCTAAATTTTCGGGTAAGTCACCCGGTAAAAGCCCTGGTATATCACCTAGACAAGGTGATACGTCCAAGGGGAGTAAACGATCCAATAATAAGAACAATAGAAGTCAAAGAGGTAGAGGCAGATCAAAAAGCCGTGGCCAGAGCTATCAATCAGGGGACTTTATTGGTAACTCAATTCAAAGCAAATTAGTTGGCACTGTATATGATTTTGATGAGGAAATAGCAAATGATGGAGTTGATCTCAAAGCATTAAGAGAGCGAAGAAAATCTGTAGATATAAGAGAAGATCGAAAATCGGACCATTCTTATAAGGATTCTTCCCAATCTCCTCGTGCTGTTAGCCCTCACCTAGTGAATAAGAGGCCTATCCCTGAACCAAAAGATGTCAAATCCGTTACACCTGAACCAACAGAGGAACCTCAATCACCTCTTAGTAAAAATAATTCTGAAAGAGGAGCAGGTTTCACACAAGTGCAACCAGTTTTGCCAGGACCTGTTGATATGCGTACCTACAACCCATTTGAAAATCCTGCTGTGGTGACAGGTGATGCTTATCACAGTCACTTATTGGCCTTTGCAAGTGGCACAGCTGACCAACAGTTGGTTGATTTTGATGAAGAAATGGAGAAAAAACTACATTCTGCCCTCATGGCTAGCAAACCAAAACCTGGAGCTCTAGCAGAAGCAGCAGCCCAAGAGATTGTTGAGCCTCCAAAAGAAATTGTCCCACCTCACTTACCGAAAGTATCATTGAGTGACTCCAGAAACCAGCTTAAGGTAAAGATAAAAGGCCCATTCCTAGACGCCAATTATTCCGCCAGCTCAGTGCAACCCGTAGTACCACAACCGCCGCCACCGCCGCATGACTCAAACACGAGTGCCCTAAACATATCCACCAGTTCCACTAGTTCAATGACAGGATCAACCAACCTCAGACGCATGAGGAAGAAGGAGTTGTTACGTCAATATTGGACACAGGATATGAACATGGATGACCCAACTAATATATCTAATGTGGGAATCGCGCCGCCACCTGCTGCGCCTCAGCCGTTGCCTCGGGCTGTGATTACAATACCGAAAGCAGTGGCTTCTATGACCAGTATTCCTACTAGAGAAGATTATAAAATCACTGATACACCAGTTGAAAAGAAAAAGCGAAAGACCACTAGCGGGCTATCTCGAGAACTGAGGCATTTAGAAGTCAGCATGAATGATGATATTGATGCAGCTGATGATGTCAAATTATCTAATTTCGCTGGTAGTTCTAGTCAGGCACACAAAAGGCGTGGTCGAGTTTCGACTAAGCCTAACCAGACCAATGCTACATCACCTGTTgcacctaaattaaaaataaagtttggtTCAAACAGCGTTCCACAAGTGAACGAAGAACCATCTTTATTCCAGTTCAGACCGCCCAAAAAGCGATTACAGACTATACCTGCTAAACCGAGCTTGGAAGATTTAAAGCGCGAAAGTATGAAGTATCGAAAGTTGGTAATGGCCAATTTCGAGGAAGATGAAAAGACCAATACACACAAACACAGACCCAGTAAAACAGAAAAACGGAAAAAGAAGAAAgataaaaaatccgaaaaagaAAAACTTCAAGTGATAAAAAGGGAAAGTGAAAGTGCTACAaaattgataataaaaaaaataaagataaaatgcaCGAAAGAAGGAAAAACAATTCCAGTGAACTCCGAAGGAGGAACGATAGCCGGTGCCGTGGCTGCCGCACCCGAGCCGGCGGTCGATCCTCTCGATTACGACCCCACGAAGCCAGATCCGCTGGCCTTCGACCCGCCGCTGAGCTCCGAGTGCGCCTCCACGTTGCGTAGGATACGGACAGACAAAGTGACGCCTATTCGGTTAAAACGCAGCCCGCAGGGCTCGGGCTACGTGATGGAGGCGGGGGCGGATCTCGCGCAGACGGCGGCCACGTCGGCGTCGAGCGCTACGTCGGCCGCGTCCGCGTCGGTGACGTTCGCCGTCAATAAACATTGTGAAGTGAGGTGA